In Azospirillaceae bacterium, a genomic segment contains:
- a CDS encoding YqgE/AlgH family protein: MKDTTIRRFLTGQLLVAMPSMPDERFARTVIYVCVHNDDGAMGLVVNRLFDGIDAGGLLEQLGIDGGDPGDRLRVHFGGPVEPGRGFVLHSTDYQREGTMRVEDEVALTATVDILRAITEGRGPRQCLLALGYAGWSAGQLDQEMQANGWLHVPADATLLFDGDMETKWERAIAKLGVSLPMLSAEVGHA, translated from the coding sequence ATGAAGGACACCACCATCCGACGTTTCCTGACCGGGCAGTTGCTGGTCGCGATGCCGTCCATGCCGGACGAGCGTTTCGCCCGTACCGTCATCTATGTCTGCGTCCACAACGACGACGGCGCCATGGGGCTGGTGGTCAACCGCCTGTTCGACGGCATCGACGCCGGTGGCCTGCTGGAACAGCTGGGCATCGACGGCGGCGATCCGGGCGACCGGCTGCGCGTGCATTTCGGCGGCCCGGTGGAACCCGGGCGCGGCTTCGTCCTGCACAGCACCGATTATCAGCGCGAAGGCACCATGCGGGTGGAGGATGAGGTGGCGCTGACCGCCACCGTCGACATCCTGCGCGCCATCACCGAGGGGCGCGGCCCCCGCCAGTGCCTGCTGGCCCTGGGCTATGCGGGGTGGAGTGCGGGCCAGCTGGACCAGGAGATGCAAGCCAACGGCTGGCTGCACGTGCCGGCCGACGCCACCCTGCTGTTCGACGGCGACATGGAAACCAAGTGGGAACGGGCCATCGCCAAGCTGGGCGTCAGCCTGCCCATGCTGTCGGCCGAAGTGGGCCATGCCTGA
- a CDS encoding di-heme-cytochrome C peroxidase: protein MAAALLGMLGCAGGGMAQTATSPPVHVLEQNWPQSVRQGFYTTSQGSQLMLYSWFTALERPGSTELFAADRLARFRYLSNEVSPENPGGLPVGFALDRGTGPTYVGMTCAACHTGQITYKGTVLRIDGGPADTDFQGFLVELSAALAETANDPRKFARFAARVGGDAAALKSSLSAYATAWNGFYAAALGGQSWGPGRLDAFSMIFNRLTGLYFQVPGNVAPAHAPVSYPFLWNAHQQDAVQWNMSAPGGNYIKALARNAGEVLGVFGALDICVAGKTIAGDSCPGGTRRLASKVFRHIPFYDTSISVPGLMKLEWAITQLQPPAWPVTVFGPTNPARAEAGRQLFNEVCAGCHHMTRAALSQDVWPVLDQTPTDTDPAAYRNAMRVVDSGPLAGMRSLAFDDDGGVSVADMPGRALAVSVLTNGVIGGIVDGLLHQKGGSLNHDDFANLGLTPLSLIKLAVSQKTGDVSEVEQAIGPTFRTVPAGAPPAHKTSCVTSDGAAGDQAPPIYEARPLFGIWATGPYLHNGSVPTLWGVLKSSARPTVFAIGDREFDPVEVGYVSTVGAPGTWPYDTRLPGNCNRGHDDYRRADGSELTDGQLWDILEFLKILTTKDELWRSVY from the coding sequence ATGGCGGCCGCCTTGCTGGGGATGTTGGGGTGTGCCGGCGGCGGCATGGCGCAGACGGCCACGTCGCCCCCCGTCCATGTGCTGGAGCAGAACTGGCCGCAGTCGGTGCGCCAGGGCTTCTACACCACCAGTCAGGGCTCCCAGTTGATGCTGTACAGTTGGTTCACGGCGCTGGAGCGGCCGGGATCGACCGAGCTGTTCGCCGCCGACCGGCTGGCGCGCTTCCGTTATCTGTCCAATGAGGTGTCACCGGAAAACCCCGGCGGCCTCCCGGTGGGGTTCGCCCTGGACAGGGGCACCGGGCCCACCTACGTCGGCATGACCTGTGCCGCCTGCCATACCGGGCAGATCACCTACAAGGGCACGGTGCTGCGCATCGACGGCGGCCCGGCGGATACCGATTTCCAGGGTTTCCTGGTGGAGCTGTCGGCCGCCCTGGCCGAAACCGCCAATGATCCGCGCAAGTTTGCCCGCTTCGCCGCCCGCGTCGGCGGCGATGCCGCCGCGCTGAAGTCCAGCCTGTCGGCCTACGCCACCGCCTGGAACGGCTTCTATGCCGCCGCCCTGGGCGGCCAATCCTGGGGACCCGGCCGACTGGACGCCTTCAGCATGATCTTCAATCGCCTGACCGGGCTGTACTTCCAGGTGCCCGGCAACGTGGCGCCGGCGCATGCCCCGGTCAGCTATCCTTTCCTGTGGAACGCGCACCAGCAGGACGCGGTGCAGTGGAACATGTCGGCGCCGGGCGGCAACTACATCAAGGCCCTGGCCCGCAACGCGGGTGAGGTGCTGGGCGTGTTCGGCGCCCTGGACATCTGCGTGGCGGGCAAGACCATCGCCGGCGACAGCTGCCCCGGTGGCACCCGCCGCCTGGCCTCCAAGGTTTTTCGCCACATCCCCTTCTATGACACCTCCATCAGTGTTCCCGGCCTGATGAAGCTGGAATGGGCCATCACGCAACTGCAGCCGCCGGCCTGGCCCGTCACCGTCTTCGGTCCCACCAACCCGGCCAGGGCGGAAGCGGGGCGGCAGCTGTTCAATGAGGTCTGCGCCGGTTGCCATCACATGACCCGGGCGGCGTTGAGCCAGGATGTATGGCCGGTCCTGGACCAGACGCCGACGGATACCGACCCCGCAGCCTATCGCAACGCCATGCGCGTGGTCGATTCGGGCCCCCTTGCCGGCATGCGGTCGCTGGCGTTCGACGATGACGGCGGGGTTTCCGTGGCCGACATGCCCGGCCGGGCGCTGGCGGTCAGCGTGCTGACCAACGGTGTCATCGGCGGCATCGTCGACGGCCTGCTGCACCAGAAGGGCGGTAGCCTGAACCATGACGACTTCGCCAATCTGGGCCTGACGCCGCTCAGCCTCATCAAGCTGGCCGTCAGCCAGAAGACGGGTGACGTCAGCGAGGTGGAACAGGCCATCGGCCCGACCTTCAGGACCGTGCCGGCCGGCGCCCCGCCGGCCCACAAGACGTCCTGCGTCACCAGTGACGGGGCCGCCGGCGACCAGGCACCCCCGATCTACGAGGCGCGCCCCCTGTTCGGCATCTGGGCCACCGGTCCTTACTTGCACAACGGGTCGGTGCCGACGCTGTGGGGGGTGCTGAAGTCCTCAGCCCGGCCCACAGTCTTCGCCATCGGCGACCGCGAGTTCGATCCGGTGGAGGTGGGGTATGTCAGTACGGTGGGCGCGCCCGGCACCTGGCCCTACGACACGCGCCTGCCCGGCAACTGCAACCGCGGCCACGACGACTACCGCCGCGCCGACGGCAGCGAGCTGACCGATGGCCAGCTGTGGGACATCCTGGAGTTCCTGAAGATCCTGACCACCAAGGACGAACTGTGGCGGAGTGTTTATTAG
- a CDS encoding CHAD domain-containing protein, which produces MPESPSLPIAPAAPPADGTTVPEQPHPPQEIELKLTASPDGLARLKAAPLLAGARAVTTTLLNTYFDTPDGALRARGVSLRLRHKGAKVLQTLKGPAAARGMALARSEWEIPAPDGHLVPQAFTDAGALALLDGVDLRSLAPVFSNEVKRWTRAVPVSAGMVVEVAIDQGVTRTADGREEAIAELELELIIGQDRRVLYDLALALHRVSPLRVELRTKADRGYALADGVPQAPQAVKAAPLELKPEDTVEGALVSVARACLQHMAANEAAVLAGDAVGVHQMRVAVRRLRSALSLFRAILPPAQGDSLKAALKGLADSVGPARAWDVFLEELLAPAAQALPEQESLADLAAAAQGARARGHAAARAAVSGPGYTELLLTLGRWVDGRCWRDEAPAERLAWLAQPLLPFADAVLTRHRHRAAKRGRHFARLDAPARHGVRIALKKLRYAVDFFRGLYGQKGVRRYLDRLSTLQDALGHLNDVATMDGLIRDLRADLAPTRWAGHEAWEMGAGLVLGWHAALMIAGEETLCQAVVDFLDAEPFWDPADHWPHPPV; this is translated from the coding sequence ATGCCTGAATCCCCGTCGCTGCCCATCGCCCCCGCCGCCCCGCCAGCGGACGGGACGACCGTGCCCGAACAGCCGCATCCGCCGCAGGAGATCGAGCTGAAGCTGACGGCCTCGCCGGATGGCCTGGCCCGGCTGAAGGCGGCCCCGCTGCTGGCGGGCGCCCGCGCCGTCACCACGACGCTGCTGAACACCTATTTCGATACGCCGGACGGGGCCTTGCGCGCCCGGGGCGTCAGCCTGCGCCTGCGCCACAAGGGGGCGAAGGTGCTGCAAACCCTGAAAGGCCCGGCGGCGGCGCGCGGCATGGCGCTGGCCCGGTCGGAGTGGGAGATACCGGCGCCCGACGGCCATCTGGTGCCCCAGGCCTTCACCGATGCGGGCGCCCTGGCCTTGCTGGACGGCGTCGATCTGCGCAGCCTGGCCCCCGTCTTCAGCAATGAGGTCAAGCGCTGGACCCGCGCCGTGCCGGTGAGTGCCGGCATGGTGGTGGAGGTGGCGATCGACCAGGGCGTCACCCGCACCGCCGACGGCCGGGAAGAAGCCATCGCCGAACTGGAACTGGAACTGATCATCGGCCAGGACCGGCGGGTGCTGTACGACCTGGCGCTGGCCCTGCACCGCGTGTCCCCCCTGCGTGTGGAACTGCGCACCAAGGCGGACCGCGGCTATGCCCTGGCCGACGGCGTTCCCCAAGCGCCCCAGGCCGTCAAGGCGGCACCGCTTGAGCTGAAACCCGAGGACACGGTCGAAGGCGCGCTGGTCAGCGTGGCCCGCGCCTGCCTGCAACACATGGCGGCGAACGAGGCCGCCGTACTGGCCGGCGACGCGGTGGGCGTGCACCAGATGCGGGTGGCGGTGCGGCGCCTGCGCTCCGCCCTCAGCCTGTTCCGCGCCATCCTGCCCCCGGCGCAGGGCGACAGCCTGAAGGCGGCGCTGAAGGGCCTGGCCGACAGCGTGGGCCCCGCCCGCGCCTGGGATGTGTTCCTGGAGGAATTGCTGGCACCGGCGGCCCAGGCCCTGCCGGAACAGGAAAGCCTGGCCGACCTGGCCGCCGCCGCCCAGGGTGCCCGTGCCCGCGGGCATGCCGCCGCGCGCGCCGCCGTCTCCGGCCCCGGTTACACCGAACTGCTGCTGACCCTGGGGCGCTGGGTGGATGGGCGCTGCTGGCGCGACGAGGCCCCGGCGGAGCGGCTGGCCTGGCTGGCGCAACCGCTGCTGCCCTTCGCCGACGCCGTGCTCACCCGCCACCGCCACCGTGCCGCCAAGCGTGGCCGCCATTTCGCCCGGCTGGACGCGCCCGCCCGGCATGGCGTGCGCATCGCCCTGAAAAAGCTGCGCTACGCCGTCGATTTCTTCCGGGGCCTGTACGGCCAGAAGGGCGTGCGCCGCTATCTGGACCGCCTGTCCACGCTTCAGGACGCGCTGGGCCACCTGAACGACGTCGCCACCATGGACGGGCTGATCCGCGACCTGCGCGCCGACCTGGCCCCCACGCGCTGGGCCGGGCATGAAGCATGGGAGATGGGCGCCGGCCTGGTGCTGGGCTGGCACGCCGCCCTGATGATCGCGGGGGAGGAGACGCTGTGCCAGGCGGTGGTGGACTTCCTGGACGCCGAGCCCTTCTGGGACCCGGCCGACCATTGGCCGCACCCGCCCGTCTGA
- a CDS encoding ParA family protein, whose amino-acid sequence MLSILVANIKGGVGKTTVATHLAAAFAATGKQTVLADVDRQKSSLGWLARRPVTAPVIAALDWTKEIGDVPKGTDVLVIDAPAALKAKEVEQLVREADVVVLPLLPGAFDEQATERFLKKLDELKPIRKSRKAVAVVGNRVRARTRAADRLDAFLGTVGHRVVTRLRDSQAYPDAAAAGLTLFDQKAKRLADLRQDWAPLIAFIEDPAGT is encoded by the coding sequence ATGCTTTCCATCCTCGTGGCCAACATCAAGGGCGGTGTCGGCAAGACCACCGTCGCCACCCACCTGGCCGCCGCCTTCGCCGCCACGGGCAAACAGACGGTGCTGGCCGATGTCGACCGGCAGAAGTCGTCGCTGGGTTGGCTGGCCCGCCGCCCGGTGACGGCGCCGGTCATCGCGGCCTTGGACTGGACCAAGGAGATCGGCGACGTGCCCAAGGGCACCGATGTGCTGGTGATCGACGCACCGGCCGCCCTGAAGGCCAAGGAAGTGGAACAGCTGGTGCGCGAGGCCGACGTGGTGGTCCTGCCCCTGCTGCCGGGCGCCTTTGATGAGCAGGCGACCGAACGCTTCCTGAAAAAGCTGGATGAGCTGAAGCCCATCCGCAAAAGCCGCAAGGCCGTGGCGGTGGTGGGCAACCGCGTGCGCGCCCGCACCCGCGCCGCCGACCGGCTGGACGCCTTCCTGGGCACGGTGGGCCACCGCGTGGTGACCCGCCTGCGCGACAGCCAGGCCTACCCCGACGCAGCCGCCGCCGGCCTGACCCTGTTCGACCAGAAGGCCAAGCGCCTGGCCGATCTGCGCCAGGACTGGGCCCCCCTGATCGCCTTCATCGAGGATCCGGCCGGCACCTGA
- a CDS encoding SDR family NAD(P)-dependent oxidoreductase produces MQVQGVAAIITGGGSGLGAATARRLAAEGAKVALLDVNVAAAEAVAAEIGGLALSCDVTSADSAAAAIAKAREAHGPARIAVNCAGVATAGRVLGREGPLDLDAFRKVIEINLIGSFNILRLAAADMSPLDALEDGERGVIINTASVAAFDGQVGQAAYSASKGAIHAMALPIARELARFGIRVMTIAPGIFWTPMVAGFTQEVQDSLAASIPFPKRLGKPEEYADLALTICRNVMLNGETIRLDGAVRMNAK; encoded by the coding sequence ATGCAGGTTCAAGGTGTAGCCGCCATCATCACCGGCGGCGGTTCCGGCCTGGGTGCCGCCACCGCCCGCCGCCTGGCGGCAGAGGGTGCCAAGGTCGCCCTGCTGGACGTGAATGTGGCCGCGGCCGAAGCCGTGGCAGCGGAAATCGGCGGTTTGGCGCTTAGCTGCGACGTCACCAGCGCCGACAGCGCCGCCGCCGCCATCGCCAAGGCGCGCGAAGCGCACGGCCCCGCCCGCATCGCCGTGAACTGCGCCGGTGTCGCCACCGCCGGCCGCGTGCTGGGCCGCGAGGGCCCGCTGGACCTGGACGCCTTCCGCAAGGTCATCGAGATCAACCTGATCGGCAGCTTCAACATCCTGCGCCTGGCGGCGGCGGACATGAGCCCCCTGGACGCGCTGGAGGATGGCGAGCGCGGGGTGATCATCAACACCGCCTCGGTCGCGGCCTTCGACGGCCAGGTGGGCCAGGCGGCCTATAGCGCCTCCAAGGGCGCCATCCACGCCATGGCCCTGCCCATCGCGCGCGAACTGGCCCGTTTCGGCATCCGCGTCATGACCATCGCCCCCGGCATCTTCTGGACGCCCATGGTGGCCGGCTTCACGCAGGAGGTGCAGGACAGCCTGGCGGCCTCCATCCCCTTCCCCAAGCGTCTGGGCAAGCCCGAGGAATACGCCGACCTGGCCCTGACCATCTGCCGCAACGTCATGCTGAACGGCGAGACCATCCGCCTGGACGGTGCGGTGCGCATGAACGCCAAGTAA
- a CDS encoding peroxiredoxin, with protein MTIQVGDNFPSVTVKHLTDAGMQETSTDALFKGRKAVLFAVPGAFTPTCSAKHLPGFLQNIDAFKAKGVETIVCLSVNDPFVMQAWAKANDVGDKIFMLPDGNGTLARDLGLVMDGTAYNLGQRSQRFALVVEDGVVTRVDVEKPGAFEVSSAEAVLKNL; from the coding sequence ATGACCATCCAGGTTGGCGACAATTTCCCCAGCGTCACGGTGAAGCACCTGACCGATGCCGGCATGCAGGAGACCAGCACCGACGCCCTGTTCAAGGGCCGGAAGGCCGTGCTGTTCGCCGTGCCCGGCGCCTTCACGCCCACCTGCTCGGCCAAGCATCTGCCGGGCTTCCTGCAGAACATCGATGCCTTCAAGGCCAAGGGGGTGGAGACCATCGTCTGCCTGTCGGTCAACGACCCGTTCGTGATGCAGGCCTGGGCCAAGGCCAACGACGTGGGCGACAAGATTTTCATGCTGCCCGATGGCAACGGCACGCTGGCCCGCGACCTGGGCCTGGTCATGGATGGCACCGCCTACAATCTGGGCCAACGCAGCCAGCGTTTCGCCCTGGTGGTGGAGGACGGCGTGGTCACCCGCGTGGACGTGGAAAAGCCGGGCGCGTTCGAGGTGTCCAGCGCCGAGGCCGTGCTGAAGAACCTCTGA